From the Strix uralensis isolate ZFMK-TIS-50842 unplaced genomic scaffold, bStrUra1 scaffold_250, whole genome shotgun sequence genome, the window GCGCGTCGTGCTTGAAAAGCAACCGCTCCCTCGGCCACGGCGGGGGTCAAGACGGACCCGTTTTATCCCCAAACCCCTCCTAAAAGTTAAAGCTTGAGACCACAAACCCCGCGGAGCCCCGGGGGtgctcccaggctgcagcttcTCAGTTGGTTTGTGGCTGCAGAACGTGAGGGACGGGGACACGAGGGGTCTTGTCCCGCGGAGGCGCCGCTGCCGTCGCTCCTGAAAGCGGGGTTTGCTTAGGTCGGGTGTAAATCCAGGTCTTGTCTCCGCTGTTGTTACACCAGGAGGgacaaaaggcttttttggtGTTGCCAGGCCACCGGATTGTCACAGCTTTGTGTAATTTTTACTAATTTTAATTTAGGCTGAAAGTCCGCAGCCAGTAAAGGACCCGTCTTCAGGATAAAAATCTTTACCCAAAGCAGGAGGCGGCTGCCAACATCGTCCTTTCGCTTCTCatcacttgtatttttttaaaaaaaaaaaagtcaaaaaggaaGTTTTTTCTCTTAGCCCTTACGATGCCGAAGGGAAACCAGCCGCCTTCCCAAAGCAGAGACGGTCGCTGAagtcagcagcagccctggaagCGGCTGCGAGGACGGAGAGTTTTAGCAGTAAcgctcagggaaaaaaaaaaaaaagagctggaaggCGGCTGGAAACGGGGCTGTTtccttcaaaaaaaccaaaaaaagtggGATGTGGCAGCACTGAGAGATCTTAATTATCGATAGAGCTGCCAGGACGTGGCTCGTGCCCCGGCGCAAGATCCTGAGTGATTTTGGGTGTGCGCTGATGTATCTCGCGGGTGTTGGGGTGACACCCCAACCGGCCTCGGggctccctcccccccccttccagGTGGTTGTGGGCAAGTTAATGGTGTTGGCACAGCCCGTCTGGTAGCCACGTGGGCCACCAGCATCAACCAGGCCGGCCGGCAGCTCGGCACCCAGCCAGGCCTGGTTTTACCTCCCAGCTTGCCCGCGGCCGGCGCCGCTTACGTGCGAAAACCCACCCAGGCGCGGCCTGAGCCTGGCTTTAGGGAGCTCGAGGATGCGCCGTGGGCTTTAGGCCTGGCCTAAGCCCTGCGGTGAGCACCCGGCTGGctctgagggggaggagggctgAGGGGAGAGCGAAGGCGTCGCGCCCCGGGACGGCGGCGCTCCGAGGTGAGGCTTAGGCGGGAGTTGGCAGAAATCCTCGGCGCTGGCCGGCGGGGGCCTGCGTCAGCGCGGGGTCCTGTTGCGAGCCTCGTTACCGTTCCTCATCGCTTctaaaaaatcaaaattctgaTGCAGGAAGAGGATTTGATCGAGGTTTTCCGGCGCCAGGACGGCTCGCCGGTGCTCCAGCGCGCTCTCGCCGGTGCCGAAGGCTTGCTCGGGCAGGACGGCGGTAGCCGGCACGGCCAGGTATTGCCGGCTGAGCCGCGCCACGGCCGGGAAACGATGCTCGTTGCTTTTCCACCAGCGCAACGGGTCGGTGCTGCGCTTGCAGAGCGGCTCCACGATGTAATTTTCCAGCTGCTGGTGGATCTCGGGCATGCTCTCCGTCGGGTCCTTCCCCAGCAGGATGTCGTAGACGCTGGGGGACGACGCGCTCGAGCTTCTGTCCTTCCGCGCGGCGCCGTCGCTGCCGCCGCCTTCGGCTTTGTGCGGCGGGTTGGGCGCCCAGAAGGCGCCGGCGGGCGGGGATTGGGGGTTCCAAACCTGCGACAACATGGTTTTGACTTTTTTGTGCAGCTCGCTTCTTAAGCCGGGACTGAGAAAGCGCAGCTCCTTAAACCGCGGGTCTAAAAACGAAGCGATGGCCGCCGGGCTCTCCAACAACCTCTCGTCCTCCGCCAGCCCCCAGCGCCGCGTCAGCTCCGTCCGGATGTTGCCAACCACCGTTTTGAGGACGGCGCCGGCTTCTTCGGCTTGTCGACCGATGGCGCCCACCACGCCGTGGACGCAGGGCAGCAGCGAGGAGGCCGAGGCGTTCTGCTCCTCGCGGAGGAAGGCCGTGGCGATCTTGATGGTCCTCAGCACCGCGACTAAATCCTGGAGGAGCTTCCACTGGTGGTCGGCCAGCGCCGGGGCGCCCGCCGCGCCCTTGGGGTGCTCCTCCAGCACGGCCATCAGGGCCCACTTGAGCTCGAGGAGGCTCTCGCACATCTCGATGGTGCTCAGCCACCGCGTGCTCACGTCCATCACCAGCTTAAGCTTGGTTTTATTGATAGCCTCCAGTTTGCCGTTTAAGGAACGGGCGGCCTTGGCGTCCTGCTGGAAATACCGAACGATGCCGCGGGCGATGCTCAAAGCTTCCCGCACCGGTTCGACCTCCAAGCCGGCCTGGACGCAGAGCTGCAGGCCGCGCGCGGCGCAGCGCAGGCTGCTCCAACCGTACGCGTTCTGCGCCCGCTGCCCGCTCGCCGCCGCGCCCTGCGGCCCGTCCTGCAGCACGCAGAACACCGACCGCCCCGACAGCCCGAACTCCGCCAAAACGGCGTATAACTTCTCCCCCAACTCGCCCTCCCCGTCCTCCTGGCGCGCTCGCCGCGTCTCCATCACGCACCGCGCCCGCCGCCACTCCCCGTCGATGAAATTCGCCGTCACCGTCACGTAGCTCTGGCTCAGCCGCGACACCCAGAACTCGGCGCAGAGCACGATGGCCTGCGCCGTCTGCAGGTACCGCTCCAAATGCTGCTTGACGGCGCCGTAACGGTGCCAGAGCATCCCCGAGAGCTGCGCCGGCGACGGCAGCGTGAAATTAGGCTCCAGGTAACCGAGCAGGAGCCCGAATCCTTTATCCCTCACCACGGAGAGAGGGTGAAGATCGCGGAAAATCATCTCCAGCACCAGCTCCTGGAGGACGTCGGCGCGCGGCTCCGAGCAGGACGCgccggcggggaggaggaggccGCTTTCCGGCGGCGTCTGCCGGGCGCGTTTGGTGACGTTTTCGGCGCCGTAATCGGGTTCGGAGGCGGGATCGTCCTTGAGctgcggggggaggaggagggtgtcGCGGATGCTGTGCTTCCTCACCAGATGCTCCCGCATGGTCGTGGTGCTGTTGTGGAAGGAAAGCTGCTTCTTGCAGACGGTGCACTCCACGTAAGCGTCGCCCAGTTTGGTGTAATAATTCCACACTTTGGATTTCCGCCGGTCGCCGTACAGCGCGGCGccggccccctcctgccccccgcccttctccctcttcctcctcgaTGAAGGCCCCAGAGCGGCCGCCACGTGGTGGGGGGCGAAGACCCTCGGGGCGTCGTCTGAGGAGAGAAAAGCAACGAGCCACGTGGCCTCCGCGTCCGACCTCCGACCTCAAATTGCGTTCGGGGGAAACCTCCCGcgccgatttttttttttttttaaggaaaaaaaagccaaaaatggTGCACGTACCTTGCGTGGGCTGCGGGTAGGGCTGCGGGGGCAGAGCCGGCTCCTCCGTCGCCTCCTCCTTCGGCTGCGCCTCGCTGCCCTCGCCCTCCGGCttcatgtttttctgtaaaaactgaGACATTCTGGGCCGGTTGGCTCCAACCTTGGCGCCGGTTTGCAGAGGGGGAAACAAGGACCATTAAAATGAGCCACGTGGCTACCGAGTTCAACCCGCCGGGGAGTTGCCAGGAGCGAGGGGCCGGGTGGGAAACGCTTTTGGGCGAGTTTCTGCCCCCACCCCGGGGCTTTtgtgtttggtggttttttttttttttttgggggcTGAAAAATTTCACCAGGCCCACGGGTGGGAGTTTGGGGTTAAACCAGCACAAATTGGGAAAAACCACAATCCTCATTTAGCCGGCGGAGGGAATTTTCTCACCGTGTTTTGGCGAGGTGTCGCCGGAGGAACGGGGCCTGTAAATCGCATTAAATAATCactttcccccccaaaaaaacgCCTGTGCCCAAACCTCACCGTTTTCAGTGCCGTGAATTCATCTTTTCACACCCGCAGGCAGCGGATTTCTGGggatttcaccccaaaaacgtTTTCTGATGCGCTCTCATTAGATACTCACGCCTTCGTTAGCCGGAGTGCTCCCCTTTCACCGGGAAGTAATTAATCGAGGGCTGCTCTCGGAAgttcctgctggggctggggggtgcatcGTTAATTTTTCCGCTCGGCTCGCGCTAATTAGCCGGAGCTTCATTAAGCGCCTTGCGGGAGGAGGCGGCTGAGTTGACCTGACCCCTCCTGCCGGTCGCTTGTCCCAGACCCTGTTTCCAGTTGGAGGGAGCAGCGGTGCCAGCCCTGTTTCCACCGTCAGGTCGTTGATGCCGCGATGTCGCCGCGATGTCGCCGCGATGTCGCCGCGATGTcgccgcggggctgcgggcgctCGCCTGACCCCGGGCTCCCTCACGGACACTCCCACCCGCCGCGACTCGTCACTCACGCCGGGCTCCAGCCCACCGCGTCAGCGCTGCGTCACTGGAACGCGTCAAAATGACCGAAAAACGCGAAAACGGCCCGTTTTGGGGCTGCAGGTGCCCTTGtgtcaccgccccccccccccaccccgcgccgcGGGGAAGCGGCGGCTGCGCTGGCCCCGCCCCTCAGCCCGCCTCACGTGGTCGCCTCCCGCCAATGGGATGCTGTCGCCGGCGTCACGTGAAGGGGGCGCGCGGCGGCGTCAAAGCGAGGCGGAGCGCTGTGGCAGCTGGCGGCCGCCATGGACCAGGCCGGGAAGGAGAAAGAGGCGCTGCAGCTCCTGGCCGAGGCCGACAAGAAGGTCCGCGGCTCCCAATCCTTCTTCGCCGGCCTCTTCGGGTGAGGGCGCGCCGCTCGGCACGGCCCGGCCCCCACCCCCGGGGGGCTGACAGCGGcggggggctgggaggggtgtTGGGAACTT encodes:
- the LOC141938711 gene encoding E3 SUMO-protein ligase ZBED1-like isoform X2, with protein sequence MSQFLQKNMKPEGEGSEAQPKEEATEEPALPPQPYPQPTQDDAPRVFAPHHVAAALGPSSRRKREKGGGQEGAGAALYGDRRKSKVWNYYTKLGDAYVECTVCKKQLSFHNSTTTMREHLVRKHSIRDTLLLPPQLKDDPASEPDYGAENVTKRARQTPPESGLLLPAGASCSEPRADVLQELVLEMIFRDLHPLSVVRDKGFGLLLGYLEPNFTLPSPAQLSGMLWHRYGAVKQHLERYLQTAQAIVLCAEFWVSRLSQSYVTVTANFIDGEWRRARCVMETRRARQEDGEGELGEKLYAVLAEFGLSGRSVFCVLQDGPQGAAASGQRAQNAYGWSSLRCAARGLQLCVQAGLEVEPVREALSIARGIVRYFQQDAKAARSLNGKLEAINKTKLKLVMDVSTRWLSTIEMCESLLELKWALMAVLEEHPKGAAGAPALADHQWKLLQDLVAVLRTIKIATAFLREEQNASASSLLPCVHGVVGAIGRQAEEAGAVLKTVVGNIRTELTRRWGLAEDERLLESPAAIASFLDPRFKELRFLSPGLRSELHKKVKTMLSQVWNPQSPPAGAFWAPNPPHKAEGGGSDGAARKDRSSSASSPSVYDILLGKDPTESMPEIHQQLENYIVEPLCKRSTDPLRWWKSNEHRFPAVARLSRQYLAVPATAVLPEQAFGTGESALEHRRAVLAPENLDQILFLHQNFDFLEAMRNGNEARNRTPR
- the LOC141938711 gene encoding E3 SUMO-protein ligase ZBED1-like isoform X3 — encoded protein: MKPEGEGSEAQPKEEATEEPALPPQPYPQPTQDDAPRVFAPHHVAAALGPSSRRKREKGGGQEGAGAALYGDRRKSKVWNYYTKLGDAYVECTVCKKQLSFHNSTTTMREHLVRKHSIRDTLLLPPQLKDDPASEPDYGAENVTKRARQTPPESGLLLPAGASCSEPRADVLQELVLEMIFRDLHPLSVVRDKGFGLLLGYLEPNFTLPSPAQLSGMLWHRYGAVKQHLERYLQTAQAIVLCAEFWVSRLSQSYVTVTANFIDGEWRRARCVMETRRARQEDGEGELGEKLYAVLAEFGLSGRSVFCVLQDGPQGAAASGQRAQNAYGWSSLRCAARGLQLCVQAGLEVEPVREALSIARGIVRYFQQDAKAARSLNGKLEAINKTKLKLVMDVSTRWLSTIEMCESLLELKWALMAVLEEHPKGAAGAPALADHQWKLLQDLVAVLRTIKIATAFLREEQNASASSLLPCVHGVVGAIGRQAEEAGAVLKTVVGNIRTELTRRWGLAEDERLLESPAAIASFLDPRFKELRFLSPGLRSELHKKVKTMLSQVWNPQSPPAGAFWAPNPPHKAEGGGSDGAARKDRSSSASSPSVYDILLGKDPTESMPEIHQQLENYIVEPLCKRSTDPLRWWKSNEHRFPAVARLSRQYLAVPATAVLPEQAFGTGESALEHRRAVLAPENLDQILFLHQNFDFLEAMRNGNEARNRTPR
- the LOC141938711 gene encoding E3 SUMO-protein ligase ZBED1-like isoform X1; protein product: MRFTGPVPPATPRQNTVGANRPRMSQFLQKNMKPEGEGSEAQPKEEATEEPALPPQPYPQPTQDDAPRVFAPHHVAAALGPSSRRKREKGGGQEGAGAALYGDRRKSKVWNYYTKLGDAYVECTVCKKQLSFHNSTTTMREHLVRKHSIRDTLLLPPQLKDDPASEPDYGAENVTKRARQTPPESGLLLPAGASCSEPRADVLQELVLEMIFRDLHPLSVVRDKGFGLLLGYLEPNFTLPSPAQLSGMLWHRYGAVKQHLERYLQTAQAIVLCAEFWVSRLSQSYVTVTANFIDGEWRRARCVMETRRARQEDGEGELGEKLYAVLAEFGLSGRSVFCVLQDGPQGAAASGQRAQNAYGWSSLRCAARGLQLCVQAGLEVEPVREALSIARGIVRYFQQDAKAARSLNGKLEAINKTKLKLVMDVSTRWLSTIEMCESLLELKWALMAVLEEHPKGAAGAPALADHQWKLLQDLVAVLRTIKIATAFLREEQNASASSLLPCVHGVVGAIGRQAEEAGAVLKTVVGNIRTELTRRWGLAEDERLLESPAAIASFLDPRFKELRFLSPGLRSELHKKVKTMLSQVWNPQSPPAGAFWAPNPPHKAEGGGSDGAARKDRSSSASSPSVYDILLGKDPTESMPEIHQQLENYIVEPLCKRSTDPLRWWKSNEHRFPAVARLSRQYLAVPATAVLPEQAFGTGESALEHRRAVLAPENLDQILFLHQNFDFLEAMRNGNEARNRTPR